One Aegilops tauschii subsp. strangulata cultivar AL8/78 chromosome 2, Aet v6.0, whole genome shotgun sequence genomic window, ATCTAACCTTCCATCACTCGCAGTCGCAGACCACATATGTATATTCACAGAACCGAGCCAAAAGCCCGCCGTTATTTACACATGATCATCGCGCCCCATCCATATTGGGCTGCTCTGTTCTCGACGTCCGGATCAAGAACAGAGCCGGCGAGGTGAAAGACAAACCAAGCATTACTTTCTGCATTTCACCATACCAGTGCTGCATTTACCTAGCCAAGCTCGTGACTTCGTCGCATGACCAGCCCGTCACCGAGCCATGCTCGTAGCTGCGCCGCCTTGTCCGGCTCGGCAGCCACCGCCCCCTTGTCGCTGTTCGCGCAAGTAACCTAGCAAGGTCTCAGCCTGCGAATCACACAACTGAACATATAAGTGGCTTGGAATTCAGGAACGATTTTCAGCTTGAGCAAAATATAATATAAGGCAGACACGGGGTGCGCGATCCCTCTTCGGAAAAAGAAATTAAGGCACACATGAGGATCAAATTAGTCATGACAAAGTAGACAGACTCTAGTGGCGAAACTTATAATTATAAGCACGTACACGAGTACTTCAGTGGGAAATCTCAAGCACATGGTTTCGCACGGAATTTTAAGTTTCCTCGTTTTCTAGTGGCACCGAGCATCGTTTACGAGCAAAAGAACTGTAGTTTTGACCTGGAGGCCTCTCTGACCTGTAGGAGAGAGAGCACTCAACACTCATCCTCCTGTACTTCCAAGGTTTAGCAGATCCTGGACTGTGGACTGTACTTAACAAGTGTGAAATTAAACAAGTGCATATCTCGACCATGTGAGCTGAATCTACAAGTCAACACCTGCTTGATCAGTACTAGTAGCATGACGAAATACGCGTTGATTTGGGTCTTTTTGAAGACCAGGTAGAAGAAATCTACCAAAACTCAAGTACATGCACGCTCTCATTCTACCGGTCCAGAGTTAATATATTTTCCGGTACTGTCAATCGGACTTCAATCAAACTCTAACTGATGAATTCGTTGAACACTGTTCGGTACAATGACGGTCGCATCAAAACCTCAAACCTTAGACTGACAAGTTAAACATTGATAATCGCCAATTGTTATGACTAGAATAAAATTAAGCAAATCACATCCAATTTCAGCATAACATTTGCAATGAGAGGATTAGAACGTATACCTTGTGCTTGGCACGAGCAGAGCCGGACTGTGAGAGCGCAACGAGTGGAGGGATGGCCCCTTCTCGAACGAGAAGCGCACGGTTGCTGGAGCACTCGGAGCACAGCTGCAGCAGAGCCACCACGGCGAACTCCTTCTCCCTCGCAGGGCCGTCCTCGATGGTCTCAACCAGTGCGGGTATCCCACCGGCTTCCACCACAGCATCGCGGCCCTCGGCTATGCTGGCGAGGCTGGCAAGAACCACCATTGCCTTCTCCGACGTCCCGGTGCCGCGCTCGCCGATGAGGTGCACGAGCGGCACGACGGCTCCAGCGCTGACGGCACGCTCCTTGTTCCGGCGCGCCGAGCAGAGACGGTAGAGCGTGGTGAGCGCGTCCTTCTTTCCCCGGGTGGAGCCAGCGGAGAGCAGCGCGACGAGTGGCGCGATGGCGCCGCACGCGCCGATGGTGGCGCGGTTCTCCTCGATGCCCGACAGGCTGAGCAGCGCGCACGCGGCATTCTGCTTGGCCGACGCCGTCCCGGTCCGCAGCGCGTAGACGAGCGGCTTGATGGCGCCTGCCGCCGTGATGGCCGAACGGTTGAGCTCCTCCAGCGAGAGGTTGAGCAGCGCCGTCACCGCGTTCTCCTGCGCCACCGGGTCGGTGCTCCGCAGCAGCGGCACCAGCGCCGGGATCGCCCCGGACACGCCGACCAGCTCGCGGATGTCGGAGCGGTGCTTGGCCAGCAGCCTTATCCTGGCCGCCGCCGCGCGGCGCGCGTCGGGCGCAGCGTCGGGCCCCAGCGCCTGCACGCACGCCAGCACGAACGGCTCCACGCGGTCCAGCGGCGCCGCGTCCGCCGACAGATCCATGGACTCGAGGTCGTTCAGATCCACGGCGGCGAGGTCCGGCGCGTCGGATCTGGGCGTGGCGGCGGCCGCGGCCAGCCGCTCGAGCTCCCCGGAGATGTCGGAGTTGAAGCTGGAGTAGTCGGAGAAGTCCCGGGACAGCTCCAGCATCTCCGTGGCCGCCGCGTTGGCGGAGGAGGACTTGGCGACCGCCGCCGGGTGCGCGGGCCCCGCGGTGGCCGCCAGCTCGCTGAGGCGGAAGTCGATGACGGAGTCGGTGAGGTTCTCAATGTCCGAGTCCCcctcgtcggcggcggcgcgcgggcgggAGCTGGGCCCCGGGGGCGAGTCCGGGTGCAGCAGCGCGGAGCGGATGGTGCGCATGGAGTGGCCCGGGCGGCGCGGCGCGCACGGCCTCTGCTTGGGCGAGAGGATCTGGGAGCCGGCGAGCGACACCATGGCTGGCTGGCTGGCACGGCCTCTGCTGGGGCGGAGTGATGATGAAGGGAGGGCGGTGTGTTGGTGGTTGGGCTGGGAGATGTCCTACCCCTACCAATGTGTACACACAGAGTCACAGAGAGACGTATAGGATGATGCCCGTGCGCGGACACAGTTCACCCACTAGGCGCGCACCGGGGGACGACGGAATGGGGAGCCGGTAGTGCGCCGTGGATCTTTGTAGCCCCCGCCTCCGGGTTGACGACGGCCAGGTGTCGACGCTCCGCTGAAAATCTCGTCCGGCCTTCCCGCACTTGTCGCGTGGCGCCGCTGGCCGATGACGTGCGGGGTCCTGCGCGGAGCTGTCAGTGGAGGGAGTGTGCGGCGTGGGGGCAACAGTCGGGGAGGAAAGCGCCAGGGCCAGTGGGCAGTGGCTGGCCACCGCCGGTTTACTTTTTGGTGGCTGTGGAAGCAAGGAATCGCTTGTTTTCCGTTTGTTTTGTTCCCGCCCGTGCCGCGTTGGGCGCGACGGCGTCGTCGTATCGTGTGACACGGACGGCCGGCTTCGAGCTCCGCCTCCCCTCCGCATGGCGGGCGGGGACGCGCGAGCTGGCCGTGAAATCTGAGCCGCGGTGCGGCTTTTTCCCGGGGGAGCAGTCAGTCAGTCAGGCAGCGCACGCAGGACAGCGGCGCGCAGCTGGATGCGAGGTGGACGCTTTGCACGCCTCGCA contains:
- the LOC109779645 gene encoding uncharacterized protein — its product is MVSLAGSQILSPKQRPCAPRRPGHSMRTIRSALLHPDSPPGPSSRPRAAADEGDSDIENLTDSVIDFRLSELAATAGPAHPAAVAKSSSANAAATEMLELSRDFSDYSSFNSDISGELERLAAAAATPRSDAPDLAAVDLNDLESMDLSADAAPLDRVEPFVLACVQALGPDAAPDARRAAAARIRLLAKHRSDIRELVGVSGAIPALVPLLRSTDPVAQENAVTALLNLSLEELNRSAITAAGAIKPLVYALRTGTASAKQNAACALLSLSGIEENRATIGACGAIAPLVALLSAGSTRGKKDALTTLYRLCSARRNKERAVSAGAVVPLVHLIGERGTGTSEKAMVVLASLASIAEGRDAVVEAGGIPALVETIEDGPAREKEFAVVALLQLCSECSSNRALLVREGAIPPLVALSQSGSARAKHKAETLLGYLREQRQGGGGCRAGQGGAATSMAR